The following is a genomic window from Verrucomicrobiota bacterium.
TCGTGGCGGTCATGGGCGGGCGTCGGCGTTAGTGTTGTTCACTCATGGTGCTGTCCTGCAAGAAGGTCTTTTCCTGGACCCAGGCGAGATAACGTTTGCCCTGCTCGGGCGGCATCGTGTGGCTGACTTCAAAAAAATGCCTGAGCATTGCGCTCTCGCATTCCGCCCTCAGTTTCGCGCGTTCGGCCAGAACGTTCTCGATTTGTGGAGTCAGGTCTGCGGCCGATGCCAGCAATTTCCTGAGTTTCTCATCCTGCTCGGCAATGCGCCGGCACCGTTCCATGCAGTGTGGTCGGTAGGCCGCGTGCAACTGGGATATGCGGGCAAACTCCGCCTCGCTCAAATTGAATTCTTTTTTCAGCCAGAACAATTCCGGGGTCTGGCTGTGCAACACGCCCCGATACGGCGCGGTGCCGGCAAGATAAAAACCGCAATAAGCCACGACCGCCGCGAGAAGCCCGATCATCAACACGATCAGCGGTCGTTTCATAGACTCAGTGTGAGGAAGTCTGATAGGGGTCAATCGACTGGACATAGCGCAAGCCCAGCGTTTCGTCGAGATGCGCCGTCTCCTTGCGCACCTGCCAATAGCCGGCGCTCAACCCCAGCACCAGCAAAACGGACACGTAGGAAATGGCAAGTGCCGGTCGCGGCAAGGACGTTTCGAACCAATCCAGCAGCAGTATCCACAGCGTGGTTCTGGGTTGCGACTCCAGGCGCTCGATTCCTTGCCAGACGCGCTCCTGGAATCGTGGCGGCAAGGCTGGGGTCACGACCCAACCGTGCAATGCCTTGCGAAGCGCCTCGTCGTCGTTGTTCATTTTTGTATTCTTGGTATTCATGGCGCGAGGGGCGGCAATCGAGCCTTGCCGCCCGCGAATGTTCACACAACTGTCAAACGGTCGCCAGCCTATTTCAACGGGGCGACTTCAAATGTTTTTCCACGCAGGTCGCGCATGGGGTTCTTGCCGGCCAGGTAGGGAACTCCATGCACCAGATCCGGGTCGTTTTTCGAACTGCCCGCGATCATTGTCGGTCTCGCGGACTGTGCCTTGGCCGCCGCGCCAAGAAGCTGGCCGCGCACCAGATCGGGATCGGTGTTGATGCCTGGCACCCGGGTGATTTGATTTGCCTTGCCGCGAGGTGAGAGCAACGGTTCATCCGCTTTGGCTGCTTGCGCCAAGTTGAAGCCAACGGCCACTGCCGATACGAGTAATATTTTGTTGAAGGATTTCATATTTTTGTCTTTCCAGCGGTCTTGACCGCCCTTTGTTTACTGCTGCTCTTAATACGCCTGGGTGAGACGTATCCCTCAAAGTTTTTGAACGCGTTGGAAGATTGATGAAAGGAGCAGCCCTCCCGCGGGCAGGAGTGTTAAAGACTGCATCTGACTGGATCAAACCGTTGACTAATGCCCGACGCGCCGGTTTTCCAGAATCAACCGGCCACCCTTCGCATCGATGGTCACTCGCTCGAAGCGGGCCAGCAGACCAATGCCCAACAATCCGCTTTCACCGGCGAAGAGTTCGGTGTCATGCAGGCCCGTGGGCACCGCCTCGAACAGAGTATCGCCAAGTTGGACTGTCGTGGTAGCTTGTGTAATTTTGAGGTCAGCAAGACCAATTGAAACTTTTCCCCCAAGTTCTGCGGGGAGCGCGCCCGCCACAACCCATTGCAAGGCCGATGCGCAACCCGTGTCCAGCCGCGTCCATCGGGCCGGCGCGCCGTTGACGCGCACCATCGTTTGCAGCGAACGACGGCGGTTTTCTAACGGCAACACTTCGCCATCCGCCTTCAATTCGCCAGACTCCAACAATCGAATCTTCCGCGTCTCGAAATCAAGCTGCACAATGCGAGCTTGGAAAAAATCAGCTCCGATCAACCCATCCACGTGGCAAACACAGGCGTCCGACAATTTTTGCAGATCCACCGCCAGATATTTTTTCGGCAACACCACCTCATTGACGCGCGCGGCCAATTGCTGCGGCCAATAGCCGGTCGCCTGTGCGCTCACACCCCGAACTGCGACGCGTTCACCCAACCGGACCTTCAAACGGTGGGCCGTCTTCAGGTCGATCACGCTGACGCCTGCACCGGAATCCAACAGGAAATTGAGTGGCTCAGGTGAATTCGCAACGCTCACTCGGACCCAGATCAGACCGTCGCGAAATTCAAAGGGAAAGTCCTGGCCAGCCTGGGCCTTGAATTGGACCCCGGCGACAATCAAAAGAAACATCGCGTAACGGCAAAACCGCATCACGAGGTTCAAGCAATTGCCATACCCTGGAATTTCAAACCAGTGCGACTCGCTAAATCACAAGGCCATGCAAATTTCCCCTCTGAAACTATCCGCAATTGTATTGAGCGATTCTAGCCAGCGGGGTTAATTTTCGTCACTTCATCGCGCATTGCCTTTCCAAAAACTGTTCAAGGCAGTGTGTCCAGCTACCGTAACACTTTGAGCGATGGCTTGCGTGATGTATTGCTTGGCCCTTCTCACGGATTCGGACAGTTCGCAACCAAGCGCCAGATACCCGGCAATCGCCGCCGAGTACGTGCAGCCCGTACCGTGCAGGTGGAGGCCGCGAATGAACGTCGAGGTCAGAAGCAACTCTTGCTTTCCGTCATAATAAATGTCCACGGCTTCTCGCACCCCACCCAGATGACCGCCCTTGACCAACGCCGCGCAACCGTAACGTTTCTTGATTCCCTTCGCCGCTGCGCGCAGATCCTCGACCGACTTGATTTTCCGGCCAGTCAGAATCTCCGCTTCATCCACGTTGGGGGTCGCCAGGGTTGCCAGCGGCAGCAACTCCCGTTGCAAAATCCTCACGGCGGACGGTTTGAGCAGGCGCGCTCCGCTGGTGGCCACCATTACGGGATCAACGATCAGCGGCGGTCGGTGACCGCGTTCGAAAAATGCGACGACCACCCGGATGATTTCCGTGGAAAACAACATGCCGGTCTTGACCGCCGCCGGGCGCAGTTCCTCAAACACCTCTTCGAGCTGGCCGAGCACGATTGCCGGTTTGCAGGACTGGATGGCACGGACACCACGCGGAGTTTGCGCGGTGATGCAGGTGATGGCGCTCGCTCCGTGAACGCCCAGCGACGCGAACGTTTTCAAGTCCGCCTGAATCCCGGCCCCGCCGCCGCTGTCCGAGCCAGCGATGGTGAGCGCGCAAGAACACTTTTTTTTCATCTGGAGAACGCAAGCCCGAACATAACGGCGGCAAAACAAATTTAATTCGGCACCGTGGCGTGTTGACGTAGCCAGGCTAAATCCTGGTATGGCGAAAACGCAAAGTTAAGATGCGTGACAAATCCTGACTTGGCCATGTCGAACGTGTAAGCATCTACCCAGCGGTGCAAATCCACGTGTCCATCCGCAAAGGAGACAACTCCGGACGGGCCATGCTGCAGTGATGGGAATTGATAATACATCGAGGTCATCGCAATCCCAAACGCGGAGTGGCACAGCCAGTTCGGGGCCACGTCCACGAACAGCAAAAGCTCCGACGGTTTGGCCGCGGCGACATCTCCCGTCTTGTGGAAGTTGACGTAGTTGGTGGTCATCGAGAAATCGCCGCCGCCCTCAGGTGTTGCCCAATTCATCCAGGAGTTAAGAGCGTAGGTGCGGATGTTCGCGCTGCGGTCTGCCGGACACTTATAGACGCCACGGGCCTTGTGGTAAGATGCGAAGACCGCGTACTCAGGATTGATCAAACACTCCACGTTGTTGAAGACCGCTTGATCCGCGGCAAATGTCTTATGGGTCGAGCCAAGCACCCACAGCCTGTTGTCGCCAATGGAAGTAAAAGTGCCGTAC
Proteins encoded in this region:
- the thiD gene encoding bifunctional hydroxymethylpyrimidine kinase/phosphomethylpyrimidine kinase, whose translation is MKKKCSCALTIAGSDSGGGAGIQADLKTFASLGVHGASAITCITAQTPRGVRAIQSCKPAIVLGQLEEVFEELRPAAVKTGMLFSTEIIRVVVAFFERGHRPPLIVDPVMVATSGARLLKPSAVRILQRELLPLATLATPNVDEAEILTGRKIKSVEDLRAAAKGIKKRYGCAALVKGGHLGGVREAVDIYYDGKQELLLTSTFIRGLHLHGTGCTYSAAIAGYLALGCELSESVRRAKQYITQAIAQSVTVAGHTALNSFWKGNAR
- a CDS encoding prepilin-type N-terminal cleavage/methylation domain-containing protein — translated: MRSRPRAAFTLIELLVVIAIIAILAALLLPAFFQAKAKAHRVACMNNLRQLGLTWQLYADDSSGVLVPNGYGTFTSIGDNRLWVLGSTHKTFAADQAVFNNVECLINPEYAVFASYHKARGVYKCPADRSANIRTYALNSWMNWATPEGGGDFSMTTNYVNFHKTGDVAAAKPSELLLFVDVAPNWLCHSAFGIAMTSMYYQFPSLQHGPSGVVSFADGHVDLHRWVDAYTFDMAKSGFVTHLNFAFSPYQDLAWLRQHATVPN